GCTTTGGAATTAGCTCTAGCTATTCCCGTTGCCAGGAGTCTCCTGCCTGCTCCTTATGGCATACAAACGAAGTCACCCTATCCTTATTCCACTTTCCTGAAATGTGTAAAAGTCGGCTTGTCACCGGCGATCCCTGGAAATCCCCTGACCACCGAGCAAATGTCCAGGATCAAGGAGGCCATCATCGATGTCACCGTGGAGCAATCCGGCAGCCAGAAGCCCCAGTTCGAAGGATGCTTTTGTCGAAGAGGTTGGCTTCTCATAATTTGTTCGGATATAAACACCTCGGAGTGGCTGAATCGAAACTTATGCCACATTCAATCCAAAGTAGACGTTAAACTGAAGCTATTAAAGGAGTCAGAGCTACCGAGAAAAAATGTGGTTCGTGGCTACTTTCCAGACAGTCTAACCACTAGCAATAAGAAGGTCCTGGATATTATAGAGGCCCAGAACTCAGTTTCAACCGCAGAATGGAGGGTCATGAACCGATTGACCCAGGGTGATCTTTTGCACCTTGTCATGGCAGTGGACAATGAGTCACACAGGAAACTGGTTAAAATCGGTGGGAACATCTCTTACCGATTCGGACATGTAAAACTTTATATGGATAGGAAATCGGTTTTAAATGGCAGAGAGAAAAA
This portion of the Drosophila takahashii strain IR98-3 E-12201 chromosome 3R, DtakHiC1v2, whole genome shotgun sequence genome encodes:
- the LOC108065384 gene encoding uncharacterized protein, which encodes MNSLEEYESDAAPKASRNQKSGPDFVRLKTNQKKMLRRALQEGLTRERALELALAIPVARSLLPAPYGIQTKSPYPYSTFLKCVKVGLSPAIPGNPLTTEQMSRIKEAIIDVTVEQSGSQKPQFEGCFCRRGWLLIICSDINTSEWLNRNLCHIQSKVDVKLKLLKESELPRKNVVRGYFPDSLTTSNKKVLDIIEAQNSVSTAEWRVMNRLTQGDLLHLVMAVDNESHRKLVKIGGNISYRFGHVKLYMDRKSVLNGREKKSNMEPLEKKSQGKSASSQTNVPLLQEPAMRNDGPWNFCDTPRNTYNNSWNQQPNFTSIPINPSEYLPYFRSPEFSGWGFWNGGFSRDQCQPE